One window from the genome of Planifilum fulgidum encodes:
- a CDS encoding coproporphyrinogen III oxidase gives MKRLCITGVEPAFYRDIELIAGLFFEEVKAVEPSAGPGDYAVRFFVEESPGEVTVTARLAEGDGEPRWSASHRRNVEEGEVRLRRRRLKQAISHALLQVLQQATGIVQPWGILTGVRPTKLMHKLLLEGRPWPEVRRVLEGDYLLIPEKIDLLEEIVLRQRKVLPDLYELDRSEVSLYIGIPFCPTKCAYCTFPAYAIRGRNGSVEEFLACLHEEIAAVGEWLATAGLRVTTVYFGGGTPTSITAEQLDGLFRRIHGSIPALEGVREWTVEAGRPDTIDEEKLAVLKKWKVDRISINPQSFREETLKAIGRHHTVRETLEKMELARRMGMNNINMDLIIGLPGEGLDIFRRSLEMIGTLRPESLTVHTLSFKRGSVMTRNKDRYQVAERDEVARMVELARTWAKEAGYHPYYLYRQKNILGNQENVGYALPGFESLYNIIIMEELQTIIGLGCGAVSKIIPPGKGKVTRWPNPKEPKMYVDACRRLIPEKLEALSEAYGLKKASGVG, from the coding sequence ATGAAGCGACTGTGTATAACCGGGGTGGAGCCGGCCTTTTATCGGGATATTGAATTGATTGCCGGTTTGTTTTTCGAAGAGGTGAAAGCGGTGGAACCCTCCGCCGGACCGGGGGATTACGCGGTCCGGTTTTTCGTTGAGGAATCGCCGGGGGAAGTGACGGTGACCGCCCGTTTGGCTGAAGGGGACGGAGAGCCGCGCTGGTCGGCCAGCCACCGCCGAAATGTGGAGGAAGGGGAGGTCCGCCTCCGCCGCCGGCGGCTGAAGCAGGCGATCAGCCACGCCCTGCTGCAGGTGTTGCAGCAGGCCACCGGGATTGTTCAGCCCTGGGGAATCCTGACCGGCGTGCGCCCCACCAAGCTGATGCACAAGCTGCTGCTGGAGGGGCGCCCGTGGCCGGAGGTGCGGAGGGTTCTGGAAGGGGATTACCTCCTGATTCCGGAAAAAATCGATCTTCTGGAGGAGATTGTTCTTCGGCAGCGGAAGGTGCTGCCGGATCTCTACGAATTGGACCGGTCCGAAGTGAGCCTTTACATCGGGATTCCCTTTTGTCCCACCAAATGCGCCTACTGCACGTTTCCCGCCTACGCGATCCGGGGACGGAACGGTTCGGTGGAGGAGTTTCTCGCCTGCCTTCACGAGGAGATTGCGGCGGTGGGCGAGTGGCTGGCAACGGCCGGACTGCGCGTGACCACCGTCTATTTCGGCGGAGGGACGCCGACGTCGATCACCGCCGAACAGCTGGACGGCCTCTTCCGACGGATCCACGGATCGATTCCCGCCTTGGAGGGAGTGCGGGAGTGGACCGTGGAGGCGGGACGGCCGGACACGATCGATGAGGAGAAACTGGCCGTCCTGAAAAAGTGGAAGGTGGACCGCATCAGCATCAATCCCCAAAGCTTCAGGGAAGAGACGCTGAAGGCGATCGGTCGTCATCATACGGTGCGGGAAACCCTGGAGAAGATGGAGTTGGCCCGCCGGATGGGGATGAACAACATCAACATGGATTTGATCATCGGCCTGCCGGGGGAAGGGCTGGACATCTTCCGCCGCTCCCTGGAGATGATCGGCACGTTGCGGCCCGAATCCCTCACGGTTCACACCCTTTCCTTCAAACGGGGATCCGTGATGACCCGGAACAAGGACCGCTACCAAGTGGCGGAACGGGACGAAGTGGCCCGGATGGTGGAGCTGGCCCGCACTTGGGCGAAGGAGGCGGGATATCACCCCTATTACCTGTACCGGCAGAAGAACATACTGGGCAATCAGGAGAATGTGGGGTACGCCCTTCCCGGTTTTGAGAGCCTGTACAACATCATCATCATGGAGGAATTGCAGACCATCATCGGCTTGGGCTGCGGCGCGGTGAGCAAAATCATCCCGCCGGGAAAGGGAAAAGTGACCCGCTGGCCCAACCCCAAGGAGCCCAAGATGTACGTCGATGCCTGCCGCCGCCTGATCCCCGAAAAGCTGGAGGCCCTTTCGGAGGCATACGGACTGAAGAAGGCGAGCGGCGTCGGATGA
- a CDS encoding 5' nucleotidase, NT5C type, producing the protein MRIGVDIDGTIKDTRCAAVQVYNEVLNRNVKPEEVTDFYLDKAYGLTPREGARLWRKLEHRIYALAVPLEGAAETLWKLKRRGHEIYFITARPGMKHIVQVTKDWLKKHGFPYDPSRLRMGAQDKAKIARELGIQLFFEDAPKHLDRLVEEGIPTVIVDAVYNRDYPGLPRIKSWDQVPPLVEEMEKRLKHV; encoded by the coding sequence ATGCGAATCGGTGTGGATATCGACGGGACCATCAAGGATACCCGGTGTGCGGCCGTTCAGGTATATAACGAGGTGTTGAACCGGAACGTCAAACCGGAAGAGGTGACCGATTTTTATCTGGACAAGGCTTACGGTTTGACGCCCCGGGAAGGAGCCAGGCTGTGGAGGAAGCTGGAGCACCGCATTTATGCCCTGGCGGTTCCCCTGGAGGGGGCGGCGGAGACCCTCTGGAAACTGAAGCGCAGAGGGCACGAGATTTACTTCATCACCGCGCGCCCCGGCATGAAGCATATCGTCCAAGTGACCAAGGACTGGTTGAAGAAGCACGGGTTTCCCTACGATCCCAGCCGGCTCAGGATGGGTGCCCAGGATAAGGCGAAGATCGCCCGGGAGCTGGGGATTCAGCTGTTCTTCGAGGATGCGCCCAAGCATTTGGATCGTCTGGTCGAAGAGGGGATTCCGACGGTGATCGTGGATGCGGTCTACAACCGGGATTATCCCGGCTTGCCGCGGATCAAAAGCTGGGATCAGGTGCCGCCCCTCGTGGAGGAGATGGAGAAGCGCTTGAAACATGTTTGA
- a CDS encoding ferritin-like domain-containing protein — translation MSQQVQTDVRELIDGLNEDLAHEYTAVIQYIQNAARVSGLGREVLKPLFEKEARDEINHALYLANKIVALGGVPVVKPYEVKQTGDLREMIQVSIDAEKDTIRRYTMRIEQAERAGEIGLKVKLEEMLAEETEHKEELERLLEDPRL, via the coding sequence ATGAGCCAGCAAGTGCAAACCGATGTCCGGGAACTGATCGACGGCCTCAACGAAGACCTGGCGCACGAATACACGGCAGTCATCCAGTACATCCAAAATGCCGCAAGGGTTTCCGGCCTCGGACGGGAGGTGCTCAAACCCCTGTTTGAAAAGGAAGCCCGGGACGAGATCAACCACGCCCTGTACTTGGCCAACAAGATTGTCGCGCTGGGAGGGGTGCCGGTCGTCAAGCCTTACGAGGTGAAACAGACCGGAGACCTTCGGGAAATGATCCAGGTGTCCATCGACGCGGAAAAAGACACCATCCGACGCTACACAATGCGGATCGAGCAGGCCGAACGGGCCGGGGAGATCGGCCTGAAGGTGAAGCTGGAGGAAATGTTGGCCGAGGAGACCGAACACAAGGAAGAGCTGGAGCGATTGCTGGAAGACCCTCGACTGTGA
- the aspS gene encoding aspartate--tRNA ligase — protein sequence METFHRTHGCGELTRAVVGQKVVLNGWVHKRRDLGGLIFIDLRDRSGVVQIVCNPEISPEAAKAADRVRSEYVLAVRGTVVERSPETVNPKMATGEIEVQCESLVVLNEAKTPPFPIQDDLDVEESVRLKYRFVDLRRPGMQRTLMLRHRAMQAVRSFLDRNGFVEVETPMLTRSTPEGARDYLVPSRVQPGSFYALPQSPQIFKQLLMVSGMERYFQIVRCFRDEDLRADRQPEFTQIDIEVSFMPLEPFISLMEEMVAELFEKTIGAKVERPFPRITYREAMERYGTDKPDLRFGMELVDLSEAVRNSSFKVFSGTVERGGRVKAINVKGAAGWSRKEISRWEEEAKNLGAKGLAWIAHRDEGLKGPVAKFLSDAEWAKIRELTSCEPGDLLLCVADEQPLVEEVLGELRLRLGRELGLIDSGSFRFAWITEFPLLEYDEEDGRYYAMHHPFTMPVEEDIPLLETDPGKVRAQAYDLVLNGYEIGGGSRRIHRREVQEAMFRALGISQEEARNKFGFLLEAFEYGAPPHGGIAFGFDRIVMLLAGCSNLRDCIAFPKTASGSCLLTGAPAPVDENQLKELHIAVTDNKMSKENV from the coding sequence ATGGAAACATTCCATCGAACGCACGGATGCGGCGAGCTGACGCGGGCAGTGGTCGGCCAAAAAGTCGTGCTGAACGGATGGGTGCACAAGCGGCGCGATCTCGGCGGATTGATCTTCATCGATCTCCGGGATCGTTCCGGCGTGGTGCAGATTGTGTGCAACCCCGAAATCTCCCCCGAGGCGGCGAAGGCGGCCGATCGGGTCCGGTCGGAATATGTGCTGGCGGTCCGGGGGACGGTCGTCGAACGCTCCCCGGAAACGGTCAACCCCAAGATGGCGACCGGGGAGATCGAGGTGCAGTGCGAATCCCTCGTCGTTCTGAACGAGGCGAAGACGCCGCCCTTTCCGATCCAGGACGATTTGGACGTGGAAGAATCGGTGCGCCTGAAATACCGCTTCGTGGATCTGCGACGGCCCGGGATGCAGCGCACCCTGATGCTCCGCCACCGGGCGATGCAGGCGGTTCGCTCCTTCCTCGACCGAAACGGGTTTGTGGAAGTGGAAACCCCGATGCTGACCCGGAGCACGCCGGAGGGAGCGCGGGATTATCTGGTGCCCAGCAGGGTGCAGCCGGGATCCTTCTACGCCCTTCCCCAATCGCCGCAGATTTTCAAACAGCTGTTGATGGTGTCGGGCATGGAGCGGTATTTTCAAATCGTCCGCTGTTTTCGGGACGAGGATCTTCGCGCCGACCGGCAGCCGGAGTTCACCCAGATCGACATCGAGGTTTCCTTTATGCCGCTGGAGCCCTTCATCTCCCTGATGGAGGAGATGGTGGCCGAGCTGTTTGAGAAAACCATCGGCGCAAAGGTGGAGCGCCCCTTCCCCCGGATCACTTACCGGGAGGCGATGGAGCGCTACGGGACCGACAAGCCGGATCTCCGTTTCGGGATGGAATTGGTGGATCTTTCGGAGGCGGTAAGGAACAGTTCCTTCAAGGTGTTTTCCGGCACCGTGGAGCGCGGCGGCAGAGTGAAAGCGATCAATGTGAAGGGCGCTGCCGGCTGGAGCCGCAAGGAGATCTCCCGCTGGGAAGAGGAAGCGAAGAACCTGGGGGCCAAGGGGTTGGCCTGGATCGCCCACCGCGACGAAGGGCTGAAGGGGCCGGTGGCCAAGTTTCTTTCCGATGCGGAATGGGCGAAGATCCGGGAGCTGACGTCTTGCGAACCGGGAGACCTGCTGCTGTGCGTGGCCGACGAGCAGCCCCTGGTGGAGGAAGTGCTCGGGGAGTTGCGCCTCCGCCTCGGCCGGGAACTGGGCTTGATCGACTCCGGCAGTTTCCGCTTTGCCTGGATCACCGAATTCCCCCTGCTGGAGTATGATGAAGAGGACGGGCGCTATTACGCCATGCACCATCCCTTCACCATGCCGGTGGAAGAGGACATTCCCCTTTTGGAGACGGATCCCGGAAAAGTGCGGGCCCAGGCTTATGACCTGGTTCTCAACGGGTATGAAATCGGCGGCGGAAGCCGGCGGATCCACCGGCGGGAGGTGCAGGAGGCGATGTTCCGCGCCCTGGGGATCTCCCAGGAGGAGGCCCGGAACAAATTCGGGTTTCTGCTGGAGGCCTTCGAGTACGGCGCTCCGCCCCACGGAGGGATCGCCTTCGGGTTTGACCGCATCGTGATGCTGCTGGCGGGTTGCAGCAATCTGCGGGATTGCATCGCCTTTCCCAAGACGGCCAGCGGCAGCTGTCTTTTGACGGGCGCTCCGGCTCCGGTGGATGAAAATCAGTTGAAGGAACTGCACATTGCGGTCACGGATAATAAAATGTCAAAGGAAAATGTATAA
- a CDS encoding PadR family transcriptional regulator has product MYKGVLEGVVLEIISRGETYGYEIAKKLHKMGFEGIAEQTVYALLLRLERNRLVHITKRPSEMGPPRKFYRLNERGVEELAAFWARWDHLSGCIQKLRNSGRDDHDLQSGDQG; this is encoded by the coding sequence ATGTACAAGGGCGTGTTGGAGGGGGTCGTGCTGGAGATCATCAGCCGCGGCGAGACCTACGGCTATGAAATCGCCAAGAAGCTGCACAAAATGGGGTTCGAAGGGATTGCGGAACAGACGGTGTACGCCCTGCTCTTGCGCCTGGAAAGGAACCGGCTGGTCCACATCACGAAAAGGCCGTCGGAAATGGGTCCGCCCAGGAAGTTTTACCGGCTCAACGAACGGGGGGTTGAGGAATTGGCCGCCTTTTGGGCGAGGTGGGACCACCTGAGCGGGTGCATTCAAAAATTGAGGAACAGCGGGAGGGATGACCATGACCTTCAGTCGGGAGATCAGGGATAA
- a CDS encoding AAA family ATPase, with the protein MDLFEYGHQMETEKKAPLAARMRPRTLDEFVGQSHILGPGKLLRRAIEADQLSSLIFYGPPGTGKTTLARVIAGSTKAHFEQLNAVTAGVSDIRRLTKEAKERLGMYGQRTVLFIDEIHRFNKSQQDALLPYVEDGTIILIGATTQNPAFEVNAALLSRSRVFQLVPLTEEQLILLLKRALEDEERGLGQYRVKADEEALAHIARTAGGDARSALNAIELAVLTTSPDERGIRHITLDTAEESIQRKMVRYDKSGDNHYDMLSAFIKSMRGSDPDAALYYLAKMLEAGEDPRLIARRIFVHAAEDVGMADPRALLIASAAAHAVETVGMPEARIPLAEAAIYIATAPKSNAVIRGISEATRAVREESRGEVPPHLRDAHFSGAREQGRGIGYLYPHDFPRGYVEQQYLPDEHVGKTFYHPSDRGYEGKLKEWIRRIKGKEV; encoded by the coding sequence ATGGACCTGTTTGAGTACGGCCATCAGATGGAAACCGAAAAAAAAGCCCCCCTGGCTGCCCGCATGCGCCCCCGGACACTGGACGAATTCGTGGGCCAATCCCACATCCTCGGCCCCGGAAAATTGCTTCGGCGGGCCATCGAGGCGGACCAGCTTTCCTCCCTCATTTTTTACGGCCCGCCGGGAACGGGAAAAACCACCCTGGCCAGGGTGATCGCCGGGAGCACCAAGGCCCACTTCGAACAGCTGAACGCGGTCACCGCGGGAGTTTCCGACATCCGGCGGCTGACGAAGGAGGCCAAGGAACGGCTCGGAATGTACGGACAGCGGACCGTGTTGTTCATCGACGAAATCCACCGTTTCAACAAATCCCAACAGGACGCCCTGCTTCCCTATGTAGAGGACGGAACCATCATCCTGATCGGGGCCACGACCCAAAACCCCGCCTTTGAGGTGAATGCCGCGCTCCTGTCCCGTTCGCGGGTGTTTCAGCTGGTCCCCCTGACGGAAGAGCAGCTGATCCTGCTGTTGAAGCGCGCCCTCGAGGATGAGGAACGGGGGCTGGGCCAATACCGGGTAAAAGCGGACGAGGAAGCCCTGGCCCACATCGCCCGCACGGCGGGGGGAGACGCCCGCAGCGCCCTCAACGCCATCGAGCTGGCCGTGCTGACCACTTCCCCCGACGAGCGGGGCATTCGGCACATCACCCTGGACACGGCCGAGGAATCCATCCAGCGCAAAATGGTCCGTTATGACAAGAGCGGCGACAATCATTACGACATGCTGTCCGCCTTTATCAAGAGCATGCGCGGTTCCGACCCGGACGCCGCCCTGTATTATCTGGCCAAAATGCTGGAAGCCGGGGAGGATCCCCGACTGATCGCGCGCCGCATCTTCGTCCACGCCGCCGAAGACGTGGGCATGGCCGATCCCCGTGCCCTTCTCATCGCCTCCGCCGCCGCCCATGCTGTGGAAACCGTGGGGATGCCAGAGGCCCGCATCCCGCTGGCGGAGGCCGCCATCTACATCGCCACCGCCCCCAAGAGCAACGCGGTGATCCGCGGCATCTCGGAGGCCACCAGGGCCGTCCGAGAGGAATCCCGGGGCGAAGTGCCTCCCCATCTGCGGGACGCCCATTTCTCCGGGGCCCGGGAGCAGGGCCGGGGCATCGGATACCTGTACCCCCACGACTTCCCCCGGGGATACGTGGAACAACAATACCTTCCCGACGAACATGTGGGCAAGACCTTCTACCATCCTTCCGACCGCGGATACGAAGGAAAACTGAAGGAATGGATCCGCCGGATCAAAGGGAAGGAAGTGTGA
- a CDS encoding alpha/beta fold hydrolase, with the protein METVKGVHLAIAALLFLCVLPGNADASEKQFDLVLVHGLTNKHRWSDSFLRALVNEWGSGNVYVIYTNQSMQVSKRTIDGKTITFIGKNDFSAGDDSVKDQAEIMAEKIEVLKRDHGLSPQFYIIAHSMGGLVSRQYIYDHPNTVAGLVTLGTPHHGSPLASDFDWLGFFIGAEAAMDNLRPEWVEDFNRRFPVENAPLYNGGKIYTIRGDSDGKIWEWGAMGELYVGWHILHKKHGTDSDGLVPHASAVIEGAVHLADFPNYHHLDLVTREEVAKKAAEVLR; encoded by the coding sequence ATGGAGACGGTGAAGGGAGTGCATCTCGCCATCGCGGCGCTCTTGTTTTTGTGCGTCCTGCCGGGAAATGCCGATGCGTCGGAAAAACAGTTCGATCTGGTTCTCGTCCACGGCTTGACCAACAAGCACCGCTGGAGCGACAGTTTCCTCCGTGCCTTGGTGAATGAATGGGGCTCCGGAAACGTCTATGTGATCTACACCAATCAATCCATGCAGGTGAGCAAGCGCACCATTGACGGGAAGACCATCACCTTCATCGGGAAAAACGACTTTTCCGCCGGGGATGACAGCGTGAAAGACCAGGCGGAGATCATGGCCGAGAAGATTGAGGTGCTCAAGCGGGACCACGGCCTCAGCCCGCAGTTCTACATCATCGCCCACAGCATGGGAGGGCTTGTCTCGCGCCAGTACATCTACGACCATCCCAACACCGTCGCGGGGCTGGTCACCCTGGGCACGCCCCATCACGGGTCGCCCCTGGCTTCGGATTTTGATTGGCTCGGTTTCTTCATCGGGGCGGAAGCGGCCATGGACAATCTGCGCCCCGAGTGGGTGGAGGACTTCAACCGCCGCTTCCCCGTGGAGAACGCTCCTCTCTACAACGGCGGGAAGATATATACGATCCGAGGGGATTCGGACGGGAAGATCTGGGAGTGGGGAGCCATGGGGGAACTTTATGTGGGATGGCATATTCTTCACAAAAAACACGGCACGGACAGCGACGGACTGGTGCCCCATGCTTCCGCGGTGATCGAAGGCGCCGTGCATCTCGCCGACTTCCCGAACTACCACCATCTGGATCTGGTGACCCGGGAGGAAGTGGCGAAAAAGGCGGCGGAAGTCTTGCGGTAA
- a CDS encoding cysteine desulfurase family protein, translated as MNMAIYLDHAASTPVHPEVRQAMLPYLDEYFGNPSSLHRFGRDARQAVDEARDKLAGALGAEPGEIVFTSGGTEADNFALIGAAMAGRKRGKDHVITSAVEHHAVLETCRHLERIGFRVTYLPVDETGEVRLDALREAIDDRTALVSVMYGNNEVGTLQPVEVIGEIAHGHGALFHTDAVQAFGYEPLNVRELPVDLLSVSSHKINGPKGVGALYVAKGVSLIPHMFGGSQELRRRAGTENVPGIVGFGKAAEIAAASRREHVEQARRCRDAMIRVWEKEGIDFVVNGHPRRHLPHILNVSFPGTETEILLMNLDLEGIACSSGSACTSGTLEVSHVLKAMNLPEEVLRSAVRFSFGRGNTVEEVTRAAETTARLVRRLTGQMAG; from the coding sequence ATGAACATGGCGATCTATCTGGATCATGCCGCCTCCACGCCGGTTCACCCGGAGGTGCGGCAAGCGATGCTTCCTTATTTGGATGAATATTTCGGGAACCCTTCCAGCCTGCACCGGTTCGGCCGGGACGCCCGGCAGGCGGTGGATGAAGCCCGGGACAAGCTGGCGGGCGCGCTGGGGGCGGAACCGGGGGAAATCGTTTTTACCAGCGGCGGGACGGAAGCGGATAATTTCGCGCTGATCGGGGCGGCGATGGCGGGGAGAAAACGGGGGAAGGATCATGTGATCACTTCCGCCGTGGAACATCACGCGGTGCTGGAGACCTGTCGCCATCTGGAGCGAATCGGGTTTCGGGTGACGTATCTTCCCGTCGACGAAACAGGGGAAGTCCGGTTGGATGCGCTCCGGGAGGCCATCGATGACCGAACCGCCTTGGTCAGCGTCATGTACGGCAACAACGAGGTGGGAACCCTGCAGCCCGTGGAAGTCATCGGCGAAATCGCCCATGGGCACGGAGCCCTGTTTCACACCGACGCCGTTCAGGCTTTCGGATATGAACCGCTGAACGTTCGCGAGCTGCCGGTGGATCTGTTGTCGGTCTCCTCCCACAAGATCAACGGTCCCAAGGGGGTCGGCGCCCTCTATGTGGCCAAGGGGGTTTCCCTGATTCCCCACATGTTCGGGGGTTCCCAGGAGTTGCGGCGCCGGGCGGGGACGGAAAACGTTCCGGGCATCGTGGGCTTCGGCAAGGCGGCCGAAATTGCCGCCGCGTCCCGCCGGGAGCACGTCGAACAGGCGCGGCGGTGCCGCGATGCGATGATCCGGGTGTGGGAAAAGGAGGGGATCGACTTTGTCGTCAACGGTCATCCTCGCCGGCATTTGCCCCACATTTTGAATGTCAGCTTCCCGGGAACGGAGACGGAAATTTTGCTGATGAACCTGGATCTGGAAGGAATCGCCTGCTCCAGCGGCTCCGCCTGCACCTCGGGAACGCTGGAAGTCTCCCACGTGCTGAAGGCGATGAATCTGCCGGAAGAGGTGCTTCGATCGGCGGTTCGGTTCAGCTTCGGACGCGGAAACACCGTGGAGGAAGTGACCCGGGCGGCGGAAACGACGGCCAGGCTTGTGCGCCGGCTCACGGGACAGATGGCCGGTTGA
- the hisS gene encoding histidine--tRNA ligase: protein MQFRVPRGTADILPGEVEKWRYLEDKARDLCRRYHFSEVRTPIFEHTELFQRGVGETTDIVEKEMYTFTDRAGRSLTLRPEGTAPAVRAFVENKVYAQSQPTKWFYIGPMFRYERPQTGRMRQFHQFGVEVFGARDPGLDAEIIALGRDYYEEIGLTGVTAEINSVGCPACRPVHREKLVAFLTPRREKLCRDCQARLDRNPLRVLDCKNESCREITAEAPKITEFLCDECGPHFEAVKETLDLLGVNYRINPRLVRGLDYYTQTSFEYVLEGLGAQAGTLGGGGRYNGLVEEIGGGDVPGIGFALGLDRILVALKDQGIQLPVGRRLDCYVVTLGEEARKRAIPLLAELRRAGCSAERDVLDRKMKGQMKAADRERSRYVVILGEEELSRDAAVVKEMATGRQEEVRLDRLVDYIRAGSKR, encoded by the coding sequence ATGCAGTTTCGCGTGCCCCGGGGAACGGCGGATATTTTGCCCGGAGAAGTGGAGAAGTGGAGGTATTTGGAGGATAAGGCACGGGATCTTTGCCGGAGATATCACTTCTCGGAAGTCCGCACTCCCATCTTCGAGCATACGGAGCTCTTCCAGCGGGGAGTGGGGGAGACGACCGACATCGTCGAGAAGGAGATGTACACCTTCACCGACCGCGCCGGCCGCAGCCTCACCCTCCGGCCGGAGGGGACGGCGCCGGCGGTCCGGGCCTTTGTGGAGAACAAGGTGTATGCCCAATCCCAGCCGACCAAGTGGTTTTATATCGGGCCGATGTTCCGTTACGAACGCCCCCAGACGGGGAGGATGCGCCAGTTTCATCAGTTCGGCGTCGAGGTGTTCGGCGCGCGGGATCCGGGGCTGGATGCGGAGATTATCGCCCTGGGGCGGGATTACTATGAGGAGATCGGCCTGACCGGCGTCACGGCGGAGATCAACAGCGTGGGCTGTCCCGCTTGCCGCCCGGTTCACCGGGAAAAATTGGTGGCTTTCCTGACGCCCCGGCGGGAGAAGCTGTGCCGGGATTGCCAGGCCCGGCTGGATCGCAATCCCCTGCGCGTGCTGGACTGCAAGAACGAAAGCTGCCGGGAGATCACCGCGGAGGCGCCGAAGATCACCGAATTCCTGTGCGATGAATGCGGCCCCCACTTCGAGGCGGTGAAAGAGACCCTGGACCTGTTGGGGGTCAATTACAGGATCAACCCCCGATTGGTGAGGGGGCTGGACTATTACACCCAGACCTCCTTCGAATATGTCCTGGAGGGGCTGGGGGCCCAGGCCGGAACCCTCGGCGGGGGCGGCCGGTACAACGGACTGGTGGAGGAGATCGGCGGCGGGGATGTCCCGGGCATCGGCTTTGCATTGGGACTGGACCGGATTCTCGTCGCCCTGAAGGATCAGGGGATTCAACTCCCCGTCGGGCGCCGGCTGGACTGTTACGTGGTGACCCTGGGTGAAGAGGCCAGGAAGCGGGCCATCCCGCTGCTCGCCGAATTGCGCCGGGCGGGATGTTCGGCGGAGCGGGATGTGCTCGACCGGAAGATGAAGGGGCAGATGAAGGCGGCCGACCGGGAGCGTTCCCGCTACGTGGTCATCCTCGGCGAGGAGGAGTTGAGCCGGGATGCGGCCGTCGTGAAGGAAATGGCCACGGGAAGGCAGGAAGAGGTCCGGCTTGACCGGTTGGTCGACTACATTCGGGCAGGAAGCAAGCGCTAG
- the cymR gene encoding cysteine metabolism transcriptional regulator CymR: MKVSTKGRYGLTIMMDLAANYGEGPVSLKRIAERHQLSEHYLEQLIAPLRNAGLVKSVRGAYGGYKLSKAPEDITAGEVIRVLEGPIILVDVEEENDASRRKLWKRVRDAIAEVLDSTTLSDLIQESSDKDETDGYMFYI; encoded by the coding sequence TTGAAAGTGTCCACCAAAGGCCGGTACGGACTGACCATCATGATGGATTTGGCGGCCAACTACGGGGAAGGGCCGGTCTCCCTGAAGCGGATTGCGGAACGGCATCAGCTGTCGGAACATTATCTCGAGCAGCTGATTGCCCCCCTGCGAAACGCGGGTCTGGTTAAGAGCGTCCGCGGCGCTTACGGGGGATACAAATTGTCGAAGGCGCCGGAGGATATCACGGCGGGGGAAGTGATCCGCGTGTTGGAGGGGCCGATCATCCTCGTGGATGTGGAAGAGGAAAACGATGCGTCCCGCCGGAAACTGTGGAAACGGGTCCGGGACGCCATCGCCGAAGTGCTGGACAGCACCACGCTGAGCGATCTCATTCAAGAGTCCTCCGACAAGGACGAAACGGACGGCTACATGTTTTACATATGA